The following proteins come from a genomic window of Winogradskyella sp. PC-19:
- the trpC gene encoding indole-3-glycerol phosphate synthase TrpC — protein MNILDKIVRDKRLEVDFRKSIVPTSQLEASVLFNRKTVSLTENLQKSNSGIIAEHKRRSPSKSIINNNLNVQDVASGYENAGVCGMSVLSDGKYFGGSLDDVLVARAACDLPILRKEFIIDDYQILEAKAYGADVILLIAAILSKTEIKQFSEFAKSLNLDVLLEVHNEEELQKSIMPSLDMLGVNNRNLKTFEVSLETSKKLSTQIPDDFVKVSESGISSVSAIKELKPYGYKGFLIGENFMKTNNPGESALEFIQNLES, from the coding sequence ATGAACATCTTAGACAAAATAGTTAGAGACAAACGATTAGAAGTTGATTTTCGAAAATCAATTGTACCAACGTCACAGTTAGAGGCGTCTGTTTTATTTAATAGAAAAACAGTTTCACTTACTGAAAATTTACAGAAAAGTAACAGTGGTATTATCGCAGAACACAAGCGTCGTTCGCCTTCTAAATCTATTATTAATAATAACTTAAATGTTCAAGACGTAGCTTCTGGTTATGAAAATGCTGGTGTATGTGGCATGTCTGTTTTATCTGATGGGAAATATTTTGGAGGCAGTTTAGATGACGTGTTAGTTGCAAGAGCTGCTTGTGATTTACCAATATTACGCAAGGAATTTATCATCGACGACTATCAGATTTTAGAAGCCAAAGCTTATGGCGCTGATGTTATTTTATTAATAGCCGCAATATTATCCAAAACAGAAATAAAGCAATTTTCGGAATTTGCCAAAAGTCTCAATTTGGATGTTTTATTAGAAGTACATAACGAAGAAGAACTACAGAAATCAATCATGCCGTCATTAGATATGTTGGGCGTTAACAACCGTAATCTTAAGACCTTTGAGGTTAGTTTAGAAACTTCAAAGAAACTAAGCACACAAATCCCAGATGACTTTGTAAAAGTGTCTGAAAGTGGTATCAGTTCTGTTTCTGCAATAAAAGAACTAAAACCTTATGGTTACAAAGGCTTTTTGATAGGTGAAAACTTCATGAAAACAAATAACCCAGGAGAATCCGCATTAGAATTTATTCAAAATCTAGAATCATGA
- a CDS encoding anthranilate synthase component II, giving the protein MKKILVIDNYDSFTYNLVHYLEDLDCEVTVKRNDKLTLEEVDNFNKIVLSPGPGIPDEAGLLKDIIKTYAPTKSILGVCLGQQAIGEVFGGKLENLNTVFHGVATHITLSVDDEILFEGLDKTFEVGRYHSWVVKTNLPDSLEATSFDENGQIMSLRHKVYDVKGVQYHPESVLTPDGKQILKNWVNS; this is encoded by the coding sequence ATGAAAAAAATTTTAGTCATAGATAACTACGACAGCTTTACTTATAATCTTGTTCACTATTTGGAAGATTTAGATTGTGAAGTTACCGTAAAACGAAACGATAAATTAACTCTTGAAGAAGTTGATAATTTCAATAAAATTGTGCTTTCTCCAGGCCCAGGAATACCAGATGAAGCTGGATTATTAAAAGATATTATCAAAACATATGCACCAACAAAAAGTATTCTTGGAGTTTGTTTAGGACAACAAGCCATAGGTGAAGTCTTTGGAGGTAAACTAGAAAATTTAAACACTGTGTTTCATGGTGTTGCAACTCATATAACTCTGTCTGTTGATGATGAAATTTTATTTGAGGGTTTAGACAAAACTTTTGAAGTCGGTCGCTATCACTCGTGGGTTGTCAAAACTAATTTACCAGATAGCTTAGAAGCTACATCATTTGACGAAAACGGACAAATTATGTCCCTACGCCACAAAGTTTATGATGTAAAAGGTGTACAGTACCATCCAGAATCTGTTTTAACTCCGGATGGAAAACAAATTTTAAAAAACTGGGTGAATAGTTAA
- the trpD gene encoding anthranilate phosphoribosyltransferase, whose amino-acid sequence MKDVLNRLIAHQTISTEEAKQIIVNISNDMYNSSQIACFLSVYMMRSITIEELQGFRDALLELCIPIDLSEYNAIDIVGTGGDGKNTFNISTLSSFITAGAGIHVSKHGNYGVSSTSGSSNVMEYLGVKFSNDEAFLKRCLDKAGICILHAPLFHPAMKNVAPIRKELGVKTFFNMLGPMVNPSFPKNQLLGVYSLEILRLYSFLYQKTDKNYNIVYALDGYDEISLTGKAKLISNHSETLFSPQDLNLKTIKPSEIFGGETIKEAANLFVNIIDGNGTEAQNNVVCANAGLAIATSRQITHIEGFELAKESLLSGKAKQSLNKLIELSK is encoded by the coding sequence ATGAAAGACGTATTAAACAGACTCATAGCACACCAAACAATTTCTACTGAAGAAGCTAAGCAGATTATTGTTAACATATCAAACGATATGTATAACTCAAGTCAGATTGCTTGCTTTCTATCGGTGTATATGATGCGTAGTATTACTATTGAAGAATTACAAGGTTTTAGAGATGCACTTTTAGAGCTTTGTATCCCAATAGATTTAAGCGAATATAATGCCATAGATATCGTTGGTACTGGTGGTGACGGCAAGAATACTTTTAATATTTCGACACTATCATCATTTATTACGGCTGGTGCAGGTATTCATGTATCTAAGCATGGTAATTATGGTGTATCCTCAACATCTGGATCATCTAATGTAATGGAGTATTTAGGTGTAAAATTTTCTAATGATGAAGCCTTTTTAAAACGTTGTTTAGACAAAGCTGGTATCTGTATTTTGCATGCACCTTTATTTCACCCAGCTATGAAAAATGTAGCTCCAATTCGCAAAGAGTTAGGCGTTAAAACTTTTTTTAACATGCTAGGACCAATGGTAAATCCATCATTTCCTAAAAACCAATTATTGGGTGTTTATAGTCTAGAAATACTAAGGCTTTACAGTTTTTTATATCAAAAAACAGATAAGAATTATAATATCGTTTATGCATTAGATGGTTATGATGAAATCTCTTTAACCGGAAAAGCAAAACTAATTTCAAATCACTCAGAGACTTTATTTTCACCTCAAGATTTAAATCTAAAAACCATCAAGCCCTCTGAAATTTTTGGCGGTGAAACCATAAAAGAAGCAGCAAATTTATTCGTCAATATTATTGATGGCAACGGAACCGAAGCACAGAACAACGTGGTTTGTGCTAATGCAGGTTTAGCAATTGCAACAAGCAGACAAATTACACATATTGAAGGTTTCGAATTAGCAAAAGAATCTTTGTTAAGTGGTAAAGCAAAACAAAGTTTAAATAAACTTATAGAACTGAGTAAATGA